A genomic region of Thunnus maccoyii chromosome 13, fThuMac1.1, whole genome shotgun sequence contains the following coding sequences:
- the c13h21orf91 gene encoding protein EURL homolog, with protein sequence MDEEEQFVNIDLNDDNICSVCKLETETGTLSFCHVCFELSIEGVSSATLLHSKSLRGHRDCFEKYHLIANQKLSRSKVSRSAYEGMKLALSQKLNRIIQYAQNKDSVSSNGPSRRGAKLLCYSQQSDCKLLPQSDAQVPRYAPHWETGKATGLPDYTMGMLECHTAEELGLLQESQGDVWSSDGRKGLHNRNQPSGGQTQHRHQGHSRDELTKMSVDELHQLNAQLLMQIQKVFEELTVAVQEKDSLASELHVRHIAIEQLFKNCAKLPWLHISRAGVKASSSSTGSPVE encoded by the exons ATGGATGAAGAAGAGCAGTTTGTGAACATTGATCTGAACGATGACAATATCTGCAGTGTCTGCAAGCTAGAGACGGAAACAGGGACCTTATCTTTCTGCCATGTCTGCTTCGAACTCAGCATTGAAG GTGTGTCCTCTGCTACCTTGTTGCACTCAAAGTCCCTGCGCggccacagagactgctttgaGAAATACCACCTCATTGCCAACCAGAAGCTGTCACGTTCCAAGGTCTCCAGAAGTGCCTACGAGGGCATGAAGCTGGCCCTCAGCCAGAAACTGAACCGCATCATCCAGTATGCCCAGAACAAAGACTCTGTCTCCTCCAATGGCCCCAGCCGACGGGGGGCCAAGCTTCTTTGTTACAGCCAGCAAAGTGACTGCAAGCTGCTGCCCCAGTCAGATGCCCAGGTGCCCCGCTACGCACCCCACTGGGAAACAGGCAAAGCAACAGGGCTGCCCGATTACACTATGGGGATGCTGGAATGCCACACAGCGGAGGAACTCGGGCTGCTGCAGGAGTCACAAGGTGACGTCTGGTCCAGTGACGGCAGGAAAGGTCTACACAACCGGAATCAACCGTCAGGAGGACAGACACAGCACAGACACCAGGGCCACAGCAGAGATGAAT tgacTAAAATGAGTGTGGATGAGCTACATCAGCTGAATGCCCAGCTACTGATGCAGATTCAAA aGGTCTTCGAGGAGCTGACTGTGGCTGTGCAGGAGAAAGACTCGTTGGCGTCAGAGTTACACGTGCGTCACATCGCCATCGAGCAGCTCTTTAAGAACTGTGCCAAGCTGCCCTGGCTGCACATTAGCAGGGCCGGGGTGaaggccagcagcagcagcactggcaGCCCCGTGGAGTAA